Below is a genomic region from Fusobacterium sp. IOR10.
CATCCTTTCTTTTGGTGTCGCAACTTAATTGTAACGGATTTTTTTATTTGTCTCAATTTTTTTTTGCAAAAAATAAAGGCATTAGTATTTTTACAAATACCAACACCAAATATTATAGACCCAATAATTAATGCAAAAATCCTTAAGTGTACACTTAAGGATTTTTTATTAATCTATGTGTTATAGCATTTTATTTCTATTAAGCCAATAAGTTATAAATCCACTTATAACAACTGATAAAACTATCACTAGGGCAAAACCAAAATGATTTCTTGCAAAGGGAACAGAAACATTCATTCCCCATATCCCTGAAATAATAGTAGGTATAGCTAAAACAACTGTAATAGATGTTAATCTCTTCATTACATTGTTCAAATTATTTGACATAATAGTTGAAAAAGCATCTCTAGTTCCTCTTAAAATACTAGAATAAATATCAGCCATTTCAATAGCTTGTTTTGTATCAATTATTACATCGTCTAATACTTCCATATCATCTGGATATTTTTTAACAAACTGCATTCTCATAATTTTGTCTAATACTAATTCATTAGATTTTAATGAAGTTTTAAAATATACCAAACTCTTTTCTAAATCCAATAAAAGTAATAGTTCATCATTTTCCATATTTTTCTTTAATCTTGTTTCAATAGCATCACTTACACGACCTATTTGTCTCAAGTAATACAAATAATAAGATGTATTTCTAAAAAGAAGTTGAAGTATAAATCTTGTCTTTTTATATGTGAAAAACTCTTTGATTCTTCCTTTTACAAATTCATCTATAAGAGGAAACCTCTCTGTAGATATAGTGACAATATTGTCCTTTAGTAAAATTATTCCTAGAGGAAGAGTTGTAAAGGAACATTTATCTCCTTCACTGTGAAGAGGCACATCTATAATCAACAATAATATGTCTCCATCTATTTCCAAACGAGATTTTTCTTCCTCATCTAGAGCTGCTTTAATATGTTCTTCAGGAATTTCTAATATATTTTGTAGTGCTAAGATTTCTTCTTCATCTGGATCTGTTAGAGATATCCAGGTATTTTTTTCTTTTAAAATTGTTGGATCAATTTCTTTATGGCTATCTTCGTCTCTAAAATAAAGATAGTCCAACTTGAAATTTTCATCAGTTTTAATAACTTGTAACATAATTTCACCTTCCATAATATACTAGACCCTTATTATGAAAAGTAATAAAGGTTTAATATTTTTTTTTATTATTATTCCACCAGGAATATGGGTCCATTTTTTTATTCACCTCTTAAAATATTATAATTATTAAAATCTTTACACTATATTGTACTAAAATTTCACTAAAAAGTAAACCTTAAATAATATTATAATCTTTAATTAAAGTATCTATAAAAGAAACTTTTTAAGACTTTTACGCAATCATTAATGTCACAAATAGATATTTTTTCTTTAGGATTATGACTAATTCCCTCTTCACATCTCATAAATATCATTCCAACATTTGTAACTTTAGACATTTCTTGTGCATCATGCCCTGCGCCACTTGAAATTATTTTAGGATCTATATTATTTTCAATAAAGGACTCTTTTAATTTTGAAATTATTTTTTCATTACAAAGGGTAACTTTATTTTCTGTTTTCATTTTAATTTTATATTTTAACTTTAATTTACAACAAGTATCCCTTATAATTTTGTTAATTTCTTCCATTGAAGATATTAACAGTTCCTCTGACAGTGATCTAATATCTATTGAAAAGGATGCTTTTTGTGGGATTACATTTTCTGCTCCTGGAAAAAAATTCATTTTACCAACTGTTGCAACTATCCCTTCTTTACTTCCTATTAATCTATTTATTTTATAAACTATTTCACTAGCTCCAACTCCAGCGTCATGTCTCATGTTCATAGGAACAGTTCCTGAATGCCCTGCTTGCCCTAAAATATCAACTTCATATCTTTTAAATCCTTGAATAGCATTAACTATTCCAAGGGAATTATTTTCATTAAAAAGAATTGGCCCTTGTTCTATATGAATCTCTATAAAATCATCAATATCTTCTATCTTGTCTTCCTTTAATTTTTCCAAGTTTCCCCTAAAGTTCTCTAAAGCTTCTCCCAAGGTTTTATTATATATTCCAACTCTAGACAAATCCTTTGTGTCAAAGGTTCCAGCTATAACACTACTCCCTGTGAAAGGCATGGCAAATCTAATTCCTTCTTCATCTCCAAAGGAAATTATCTTTATATTATAAGGAAGGTTTTTGTTTTCCTTTAAATATTCTCCAAATGTAATTATAGGTAATATTATTCCAAGGGGTCCATCATACTTCCCTCCATTTTTAACACTGTCCTCATGAGATCCAATAACTAAAGTTTTACTATTTGTTTTATTTGAAAAATATTCACCTATAATATTTCCAGCGTTGTCTTCCCTGGGAATTAAACCATTTTCTGTCATAAGTTTTTTTATAAAGCTATTAGCTTTTCTATGTTCCTTTGTAAAAGAAATTCTAGTAACCCCTTCCCCTTCAATGGATATTTTTCCAAGTTCTTCTAAAATATCATAAATTTTTTTTCCTAACATGAACCCACTCCCTATTCTCTTATTTAAAGTATTATATAAGTATATCATATTTAATAATTAATATTAAAAAATTCCTAGAATATTTTTTCATTATACTGTATAATTTAAATGTATATACGATTTTTAGGAGGATAAAATGAGATTTAAAGTAAACAGAGAACAGTTTGTAAATGTACTTTCAGATTTTCTACTGATATTAAAAGAAAATCCGATTAAACCTATAATAGTTGGTTTAAAAATAGAAGTTACCAAGGAAAATATAATTCTTACAGGTACAAACTTAGAGTCAACATTAATTAAAAAAGTTGAAGGGGAAATATTAGAAGAGGGAATTATAATTATTAAGCCTCAACTTATGTTAGAATATATAAAACTTTTAGAAATATCTCAATTGGAAATTTATTCAGATAACAATTCATTATTTGTTCATCAAGCTGAATTTGTTACAATGAATGCAGAAGAATATCCAAATATTGAAGAATATTTACCAATTGAAGTGGCTAAATATAATTCTGATAGTTTTTCTAAAGCTTTGGAAAAAACTAAGTTTTCCTCATATCAAACTGCTGACAACTTAGCTCTTAATTGTGTAAGGGTTATCTTTTCCCAAGAAAAAACAGAATTTGTTTCCACAGACTCATATAGACTAACTTACTTAAAGGAAAATGTAAATGCAATTATGAACAAGGAATTCTCTATTCCATTGGAAAGCGTAAATGCCCTTATAAAACTTTTAAAGGATATTGGAAAGGAAATAACAGTTGGATTCAGTGATAAATACTTAATTTTCACATGGGAAAATAATTATTATGCAACTAGAATTATTGAATTACCATATCCTGACTTTAAACAAATTTTAGGTTATAATGCCTTTGATAAGTTCTTAGAATTTAACACACCTGAATATAAAAGTGCTCTTAAAAAAGTTCTTACTGTTGCAAGAACAAGTTACGATAAAAAATATGGAGCTATATTTGATTTTAAAGGGAAAATGCTTAAAATTGAATCTCAATCTGGAAAGGGTAAAACTGTTCAAAAAGTTAATATGTTAAAGGATGGAGATGACTTTAAGGGATCTTTAAACATTAAATTTATATTGGAATTTTTAAATAATATATCTAAAAATCTTGTGATCAAAGCAACTAATTCTTCTTCTATGTTTAAAATGGAAGAATTTGAAAATAGCGACTACGTATATATACTAATGCCCCTTGCTTTAAGAGATTAATTATTATGAGGAGTGGATTATGTGTCTTAATATAATATGTGGTAGTATGTACTCAGGGAAGAGTACTGAACTTTTAAAAAGATATGAAAGAAATAAATATGCTAAAAAAAAAGCATTACTTTTTAATCATTCACTAGATAAGAGATATGGGGAAAATGTTGTTGCAACTCATTTGCAAGATCAAGAGAAATCTTATTCCATATCAACTGTTTACGAGATGCTTTCTATTTTGCACGAACATAAAGAAATAAAAAATGTTTATATTGATGAATTTCAATTTTTCCCAAAGGAATTTTCAAATGTTATAGTTTCCTTAGTGGAAAAGGAGAATTATTCAATTACTGTGGCAGGTCTTGATTTAACTTTTGATAACAAACCCTTTAAAAGTATGGAAAAACTTATGCCCTATGCTGATGAAATTTTAAAGTTAAAGGCTGTTTGCTGTGAATGTGGAAAAAATGCAAGCAAATCCTATAGATTAACTTCTAGCAAAGAAAAGGTAGAAGTTGGATCAAACGATTCCTATATAGCCCTGTGCAAAAAGTGCTATAATAAAATATATAAATTGTAAAAAAAGAGACCTAATTTATTAGGCCTCTTTTAATATGTTATATATCTAATTTACGTTCCATTAAATAAATGAGAGCATAAATAATAATAAATAAATACAATACATCCACAAGAATAATATAACTACTGATGTTACTAAACATACCATTTCTAAAATGGACTCCCCTATAAAAACTAAGGTTTAAAATTTCATACAAATAACTTCTTAAAAAAAATAGTACATTTGCAAAAATAAAAGTTATAATTCCTTTGAATTTTATATTTTTAAGTAGAACATTTCTAATAATAATGGACAACATAAATATAGTGATCAATGTTAAATATTGCATGGAAAGATAAAATATTATTTTAAAGCCTTGAATAACTAGAACTGAAATATCACCATTTTCAACATTAAAAAATGAACTATAAAAATTTACATCTATATTTACATTTCTCATTTCCAACAAGAAGACTGTTACAATAAAAGTTCCAATGAAAAAACTTTCAAGAAAAAAAGTGAGAATTTTTGTTAAAACATATTCTTTTCTACTAATATTTCCCATAAAAATCATATATCCAGGTTGGGGAGAAAGATGATTTTTAAATGAAGTTAAATTCAAGAAAAAAGAAAAACATACAAATATTAAAAACATGAAAATCATATTTACAAAAAGTATTTCATTTACATTGAAGCTATCCCCACTTTTTATAATCACATAAATATTTTCTATAATAAATAAAAGTATAAGGGTAAGAAATATTTTACTTTTACTTTTAAAATCGTATTTTATTAAATTAAACATGGACTCCTCCTAATCGTATATTGTTTTATAAAAATCATTAACTGACATATTTTTTTCCAAACGTAATTCTTCACAATCCTTATCAAATA
It encodes:
- a CDS encoding M20 family metallo-hydrolase; the encoded protein is MLGKKIYDILEELGKISIEGEGVTRISFTKEHRKANSFIKKLMTENGLIPREDNAGNIIGEYFSNKTNSKTLVIGSHEDSVKNGGKYDGPLGIILPIITFGEYLKENKNLPYNIKIISFGDEEGIRFAMPFTGSSVIAGTFDTKDLSRVGIYNKTLGEALENFRGNLEKLKEDKIEDIDDFIEIHIEQGPILFNENNSLGIVNAIQGFKRYEVDILGQAGHSGTVPMNMRHDAGVGASEIVYKINRLIGSKEGIVATVGKMNFFPGAENVIPQKASFSIDIRSLSEELLISSMEEINKIIRDTCCKLKLKYKIKMKTENKVTLCNEKIISKLKESFIENNIDPKIISSGAGHDAQEMSKVTNVGMIFMRCEEGISHNPKEKISICDINDCVKVLKSFFYRYFN
- a CDS encoding thymidine kinase codes for the protein MCLNIICGSMYSGKSTELLKRYERNKYAKKKALLFNHSLDKRYGENVVATHLQDQEKSYSISTVYEMLSILHEHKEIKNVYIDEFQFFPKEFSNVIVSLVEKENYSITVAGLDLTFDNKPFKSMEKLMPYADEILKLKAVCCECGKNASKSYRLTSSKEKVEVGSNDSYIALCKKCYNKIYKL
- a CDS encoding magnesium transporter CorA family protein, whose amino-acid sequence is MLQVIKTDENFKLDYLYFRDEDSHKEIDPTILKEKNTWISLTDPDEEEILALQNILEIPEEHIKAALDEEEKSRLEIDGDILLLIIDVPLHSEGDKCSFTTLPLGIILLKDNIVTISTERFPLIDEFVKGRIKEFFTYKKTRFILQLLFRNTSYYLYYLRQIGRVSDAIETRLKKNMENDELLLLLDLEKSLVYFKTSLKSNELVLDKIMRMQFVKKYPDDMEVLDDVIIDTKQAIEMADIYSSILRGTRDAFSTIMSNNLNNVMKRLTSITVVLAIPTIISGIWGMNVSVPFARNHFGFALVIVLSVVISGFITYWLNRNKML
- the dnaN gene encoding DNA polymerase III subunit beta gives rise to the protein MRFKVNREQFVNVLSDFLLILKENPIKPIIVGLKIEVTKENIILTGTNLESTLIKKVEGEILEEGIIIIKPQLMLEYIKLLEISQLEIYSDNNSLFVHQAEFVTMNAEEYPNIEEYLPIEVAKYNSDSFSKALEKTKFSSYQTADNLALNCVRVIFSQEKTEFVSTDSYRLTYLKENVNAIMNKEFSIPLESVNALIKLLKDIGKEITVGFSDKYLIFTWENNYYATRIIELPYPDFKQILGYNAFDKFLEFNTPEYKSALKKVLTVARTSYDKKYGAIFDFKGKMLKIESQSGKGKTVQKVNMLKDGDDFKGSLNIKFILEFLNNISKNLVIKATNSSSMFKMEEFENSDYVYILMPLALRD